The proteins below come from a single Podarcis muralis chromosome 8, rPodMur119.hap1.1, whole genome shotgun sequence genomic window:
- the AQP4 gene encoding aquaporin-4, with the protein MSDRSASGGCWGKCRRLCKCEAIMVAFKGIWTQPFWKAVSAEFLAMLIFVLLSLGSTINWGGAENPLPVDMVLISLCFGLSIATMVQCIGHISGGHINPAVTVAMVCTRKISLAKSVFYIAAQCLGAIAGAGILYLVTPQRVVGGLGITKVHDDLSAGHGLVVELIITFQLVLTIFASCDSKRSDVTGSVALAIGLSVAIGHLFAINYTGASMNPARSFGPAVIMGKWENHWIYWVGPIIGAVLAAALYEYVYCPDAEFKQRLKEAFTKTSQQSKGKYIEVEDTRSQVETDDLLLKPGMVHVIDLERGDDKKGRDPTNEVLSSV; encoded by the exons tAAGTGCAGACGTCTGTGTAAGTGCGAAGCCATCATGGTGGCATTTAAAGGCATCTGGACTCAGCCTTTCTGGAAAGCTGTTTCTGCAGAATTTTTGGCCATGCTCATTTTTGTCCTCCTCAGCCTTGGCTCTACAATCAACTGGGGTGGAGCCGAAAACCCTCTGCCTGTCGACATGGTCCTCATTTCTCTCTGCTTTGGACTCAGCATTGCAACAATGGTGCAATGCATTGGACACATCAGTGGTGGCCATATTAACCCTGCTGTGACTGTTGCAATGGTCTGCACTCGGAAGATCAGCCTTGCCAAGTCAGTCTTCTATATTGCAGCCCAATGCCTGGGTGCCATCGCAGGGGCAGGAATTCTCTACCTTGTCACCCCCCAGCGTGTGGTGGGCGGCTTGGGAATTACCAAG GTACATGATGACCTTTCTGCTGGCCATGGACTAGTGGTGGAGCTGATAATTACGTTCCAGCTGGTCCTTACTATTTTTGCCAGCTGTGATTCTAAGCGAAGTGATGTCACAGGTTCAGTGGCACTGGCAATCGGACTTTCAGTTGCAATCGGACACCTGTTTGCT ATTAACTACACAGGTGCCAGCATGAACCCTGCTAGGTCATTTGGACCTGCAGTTATCATGGGGAAATGGGAAAACCACTGG ATATATTGGGTGGGACCAATTATAGGAGCAGTTCTTGCTGCCGCCCTTTATGAATATGTCTACTGTCCTGATGCTGAATTCAAACAGCGGCTCAAAGAAGCGTTTACAAAAACAAGCCAGCAGTCCAAAGGGAAATACATAGAAGTTGAAGACACCAGGAGCCAGGTGGAGACAGATGATTTGCTTCTGAAGCCTGGAATGGTCCACGTCATTGACCTTGAGAGGGGTGATGATAAGAAGGGTAGAGACCCAACCAATGAGGTGCTATCATCTGTATGA